AAGCCGCTGGCTAACCTTGTAACTATACGCGTTGCTCACTCTACATCGAATATGGCCGCCCTGAAGAAAAGTATCACCCTGATGTCACCACTTTACGACGCCTTGGCGTACTGGATGACGGAACTCATCCGCATGGCCGGTGGCGACGGGGGCGTTGAGCTGCTCGGCACCGCCAAGTGGTCCGCCGAATGCTGGTGGTGATGGTGATGGGCCAAGTGATTCAGGTGCAGATCTTGCGGCGTTTCGTTCTTGAAGTAGAGCTTCCGCTTCCTCGGCGGCAGGGTGTTGTTGTCCCGGTCGGCCATTAATACTGAATCGGACTCGGGCGACGAGGACCGTTCGGGCGATTCCGGCGAGGAACGGGGCGGCGTGAGGAGATTTTCCGTGCCGGCGATGGCCGCCTCCACCTGTCGGACGAGATCGCTGGATGACCTGGAAGGGGTGGGAAGGAGAATGCGGAAGAGAGGTTATGTTAGTTCGTTACGTTTAGCCATATGCTGTACATATTTTGAGTACAAGCTTTcaaagtttcattattttcaattaagAGTACATCACAGTAATCGCAGAACAATAAGGTAcagacgtcactaattgagttgcatttagtcagcggtagaacaaaagagacaactagtggttcgcaatgtttatctgcgccacctgtatctgtacctcattgatcGCAGAAGGCATTGACTCATTTGTTTATAACACAGCTTCATCGAAGCAAGCGCGTTTCAGTTTAAACTTACACGCTTAAAACGAGATGCCAAGTCTTGCtgctttcaagaaattcttcactacaccaacgaacctaacctgaaAATGATTGACAACTCTCAGATCATTTTGACAGATattacatgagcatgaaaaggacggcaacaagaccgataaagtagaatatatgatctgtctttttcgtgcatgtatgtggtctgtcaaaatgacttgAGAAGTCTTAAACGTTTTCATGGcctgctttgttggtgtaattgcAATAGTTTAGAATTTTTCAGTATTGAATGTGTCTGAGAGTTCTGAATGAGTTGGGGCAGGTTGATATTTACTTAGGCACACGGAAGCACCAGTATCTACAGTCATCGAAGTTTTATCAGGGACACTTACCTGAATTCGGAAACCTGCGAAGCCGGAGCAAAGTAGCCGTGATGTTTCATGATTGACAACGGTTTGTATAGGAAGGCGTCTGCTTGGACCGGTGACTCTTCTCGCTTGAAGCGCTGTTGCGCCGGCATATGTTGGATCATCAGGTCTATAGATGTCGGTAGTTGCTGCGAGGACGGCGGTGTCAACCGGTCTACCACATTCGAGCTCATCAATTGTTGTTGAtgatgctgttgttgttgctgctgctgtgggTGCTGTTGCTGCGAGAACACTACCAACGGCGGCGGTGATGGTGTCCTATTGCTTTGGATGTTTTCATGTTGTTCGGCTGTCGAAGCAGTGGCGGCTGCCGCGATTGATGCCGCTGCCAGAAGGGCGGGGTTCACTCCGGATTGGACTCCATAGCTTCGGAGCACCGACTGCTCGAACTGCGAATAATAATGAAtgttgttttcgtttgttctgctGCCGCTACTGCTTCCTTGGCTTCTActactgctgctgccgctgctctGCTGGTCATGGAACTCTACCTTCGGCGTGTGGAGATCTTCTTCGAGTTCCATGGCGTCTTCCATCGTGGACAAGCTGTCCGCCGCGGCTAGACTACTCGCGCTAGACGAATACTCCACCAAACTGCTCCGACTACTGGAGCTACCCGATGGCACCGCCACCAGGGGCTTGGTTTCAGTCTCTTCCTCATCCGGGATTTCGTTGGCATGGCCCTTGATGTGGGCTTCCATCTCCTTCTTGCTCTTGAACGTCTCGTCACAAATGGTGCATTTGTAGCACTTCGAACCGTAGTGCTGCACCCTGTGCAACTTCAGCACGTGGTTGTACccgaaatcccggaagcaaataTCACAATGGTACGGTTTCTCACCGGTGTGAGTGCGCGAGTGCACCTTCAACTGTTTCGAGCACGTGAAACCCTTGCCGCAGCCTTCAACCGGACATTTGTACGGTTTCTCACCTGTTGGAAGATAAAACAGAATTTAAAAATGGCGTCCTTCTCCCTAAAATCCCCGCCATCAAACTTACCGGTATGGGTCCGCATGTGGATGACTAGTTGGCCGGACTGGATGAACGTCTTTCCGCACACGTTGCACTTGTGCGGCCGTTCGCCCGTGTGGATCCGCATGTGCCGGTGCAGCTTGCCGCTGTGCTCGAACGCTCGCTCGCAGATGTCGCACTTGTAGGGCCGTTCCTTGGTGTGGATCCGCCGGTGGACCTGCAGGTTCTCCTTAACACTAAACATCTTATGGCAAAATTCGCACTCGAACGGGCGCTCGCCGGTGTGCGTCCGGTAGTGCCGCACCAGCCGGGCCGGCACGGCAAACGTCTTCTTGCACACATCGCACTGGTACGGATCGGCCGGAGTGGTCGGCCCGTTAAGCAGCCCCTTGGCACTGATGCCACCGCCTTTGCTCTCCGCTGCcatctgctgctgctgttgttgctgcttggCGTGAGATTTCATGTGACTGGTGTGGGCACTTTTGCTACCGAAGTTCATGTTGCACTGTTCGCAGCGGAACTTGGCAGCACTGGCAGGCGGAGGGCTGGTCTGCGGTATGGTAGTTGGCACGAGTCCTCCGTTGCTCTGCTGGTGGAAGTTCGTGTAGGGAACGCTGGTGTGCTGCTGGTTCAACTGAGCGTTGCTTTGGACGTTGCTCAGATTGACGACCTGTTGCTGCTGGAACctatgctgttgttgctgctgctgctgttgttgatggAGAAGTGACTGATCTATTGGcaactgctgctgttgctgctgggaTTGCGACTGGGAATGATCATTCTGCGCGTTGAAGCATAGCTGGGTGATTGTGTTGTTCTCTGCTTGTTGCATCAGCAACGGTAATCCCGTGTAGTACACCATTTTGCGTATTTCTGTAAGAGAAGGAGAAATCGAAAAGCACTTGATTAGTAGTTGTTGGATTTTGTCTAGTGCAATCATTTTAATTCTACGAATTATCGAATTTGCGAATCGAACTCAATCTACCAATCACACACGTCAGAAGTAACCCCAACCCCGAAGTACACAACGCCCCAATCAGGGGAAAGTTCACCCATGGGCAGATGACTGATGTGCCTGCCCATTTCTAAATCAAGAAGACACCAAccaaatttccaaaaagtgcCCCAAAACTACGTCAAACTTACATCCCCTGCCTGCACATGCCCATAATTGGTCAATTATCACAACTAGCCCGGCGCATCTGGGATGAACGCGGAAACCACGTGCCCCTCATTGCGCCTCATCCTGTAATCTCTGTCCGAAACCGTTTTCCATTTTTCCCTTAACCATGCAGCCAGCCACCGAGCGAGCCAGCCAATCTCCAGACAACAGGTGCGCTCGCGCGATTCGATGACGCATTTTACTGCAGTCAGTCAGCCAATGTGTGGCTCTCTTCTTATGATTAGGCTGCCCCTACCTACACTTATCATTATCCGATTAGAATATCCGCGAGATGGAATTCGCTTGCTGCCCCCTCTCGTTTGCAAACAGATGTTCCTTACCCCAGGCTCTGCTGGCTGGGAGGAACGAGCCGTTACAGTTAGGGGCAAATCGTTGCAAAAAAGCATCTTGTTTGGAGAAAAACAAACCAATTTCGGGAGTATTTAGCATGTTTGTGGCGCAATTTCCTATCGGTCGTGTACCGCACACgcgaactgctgctgctgctgtgatgAAAGAGATGAAGGCAGAGGGAAAGTCTAAGAAGAAGGTTTCCCAAGACGTTGGATTGTTGCTTCCGCCGGGCCCGGCTCTGTTTCGTTCTGCTCTGGTGCAAATCAAATTCGCGTTGAGGGTGCTCATTCAGGTGGATCGTTAGGTTGTTGTGAGCGGTGTGTCGTCAAGTGATATTGGGATTAAAATCGATCGGGTTAATCTGACTGACCGCACCGCAGCCAACGGCGATGCGTTTCATTGGCTGCACAATGGTTGTTTGGCATTGTGGTAGTTGAATTAATTGAGTATTTCCAAAAACTAGCTGATTTCGCGAAGAAGTAGTACCCACATTCTATTAAAACGACTTTCAAATTTCAAATCCTCTCGCTTTGATTGTTTCCGAGACTTTGAAACATCGATCTACAGATCCACTacctatctgtattaacgagatttgtaGCTGTAAAGTAACTCAAGTTGGAACAAACTTATAAAGCTAGATTGATTATCTGATTGGTACcgattctgattcgtatgcaggagATCCTGGATTCGATCCCTGAGTCGTTTCACCCTACTTTGTACATTTTCATGTTATTTCGCTCGCTGCTCTACAAACACAGCTGAAGTATTGGTATTGATATGATCACTGACATTGTAAGAACCAGAAACGATAACCACAATACCGTTCCCATCCTTTCAACTCCACAGTACAGTTGACCATCAACACACAAACTATCCCTTACGCCTGGCATTCGCGACCCAGAGTAAAACTCTACCCCACAGCCGTTTCCTAAACACTTGAAGATATCAGCACGAAGTTGCGCAGACCGTGTGCAAGCATTTACAATCATCACTTCCCcgtccccacattgacctgtaaTCTGACGTAGCAGACGTCATTAACGCTTAACTAAGAagatcacacactgaagatggtaAGTCCCAAGCAGTTATCACATTGCTTACTTGTTATGAGTATCGCTAATCTGGCGATACTAAAGTAGCAACTACAACTGGTCAAGCTCAGGCTCAAACACATTTGGAGATTAACGTCTCTGCTTGCCTTCAAAGGAAGAAAACAAACATTACGTGCTAGAAATTACGACCTATGGAGAACTTGGATTATATCCATGAGCATTCATATAGAACAGAAAACTCTATTTTACTCAATTCTATTCGAGAACTCTGTGGACCATATGCTTCGAGATCAACAGGTGTAATCAATCACTCGATATTCTATGAAATCGATAAACGAGTACTAGAATAACTTTGGTAATCGTTAGGTTTTGCAGTGCACAGAAGCGAAAAATGGCGTTTGGGAATCGTGGATGAATCCTGACAAATTGTTAAAATAGAAACTTCAGATAACATGGTTCTATGAATCCATAAAGGTAGGGTcttgaaccatttgggcaggcacaaactacaaactggtcaccctacatcgCCCAGTTCATTGAAATTTGACAACTCTAtaatgcgaatgaaaagctcgttcttctaacagggtgtctactcatgagacaaaataaaattccttgagttttccaggtttctccagggagataattttgaaagttttataatgagtcaatttttcataaatttctcaatttttctaAAACTGAACAGAAATGTCCTCAATCTTGTGTAAAAAAAAAAGCTAGAGATTCTACAAAATTCGttgaattcttctaagaaattgTTCAACTCTTTCGAATATAACACAAACATTGGTTACAAAATTTACTTTTCCCACAGTTCTTTTGCGTTAACTGCAAGTAATTGCTTTGACATTTACACCTACATGCCAtccaaacattctaaaaaaaaatcaggaaaaagacATGCAATTAACTCAGTAATTCCACAGACCATATATGTCCATTGTATTTTGAAACTGATCTTAGaaatctgttctctgtgctagtaATGTAGTCGTGTTAGAATTCAGCCCACAATTTTTCCTTGAAGTCCTTCCATTGGATTTCTACCTTAATTCCTCCTTTAAATTGTTTCCCAGTTACTAGCAGAAGTCTTCCCGCGACATCGTACTTGAATTTATCGAAGGTTTATTTGTGGTttactccagtttttttttcaagtacaaCCCGAAGTTTTTACGTATTTTCTTCCATTAACAGTTCTTTCCGAGACTTTCTCGGTATTCTGTCGGGATTTCTAATAcctattcctggggtttctacaacAGTTCGTCCCAAAATTTCAACAGGATTTTTTCACGGGGGTTCTGCAAGAGTATTACCCCCCGGATTTTTCTCCATAGTTTCTCGTTGGATTCTTCCCGGAGATAcagcgacatttttttttttcaaagttcttccaggaatttctcttagtggtATCGGGATTCCCAAAATTTCACCGATGTTCCTTCAGGATATTTCTCGGGAATTTGTTACAAGAAATCTCGTAATTTCTGGTAAGGATTCCGTGAAGAGCTCTGGCAATAATTCCgagaaaatcagaaaaaaagtatcaggtggatcactgcgagAAATCCGGTGAACAACTACGGGGAAAAGTCTTGAAAAAGCTCTGATTGAAATCACGGGAAGACCTCTATGATAAATACCAGCAATGGCTCCTGCAAAGATCCCACAAGgcactcttaaaaaaaaatcctcggagaAAGTCCCGGGAGAAGCTCCAAGACAAACCTCGgatgaaacttcagaagaaatcccacaaGATTGTTTGGGAAATCTCCCctcttctgtagaaatccaaggaggaactctagaagaaagctctcggaaatttcatgaagaaattacaggagaaacttttgaaggtgaCTCGGaaggattcctgctgaaaattggtgaaaatatcTTAAACCATGGAGGAGTTTTAATAAAAATCTTCTGTATCAACgccgggagaaatcccaggaagatttcctggagaagtccctaaaGGAACACTGGAAAGAATCGCAGCTTCAAGCGAAATCCCCAGagaaactctaacagaaatttcgcgacaacatctgcgatttatcctgaaagaaactcttttcttttatctgtattaacgagatttttagccctaggctagttcatctcgggacccacactttacttcccttccgaaggaagaactcacattttgcgagtttgtcgggcgtgggattcgatcccaggtcctcggcgtaatagccaaatgttctaaccatcacaccaggtccgcttcactaaaagaaactcttgtggagatctcggatttgtcctgaaaaaaaaaccgtaaactgggagcaataccggaaaaacctctggaagaaattctctaagaattcccggagaaatcaattagaattcaagaatcctggaaaacttcaagaaaaacttcCGAAAACAAATAtgcgaatcttggaaaaatgctggtGGGCATTCGGAAGAATCCTCGGGAGAAGTTCAAAAATAAATACCAAGATAAATGTAGTGAAAAAATACGGAAATCCTGGGAGGTATTTCAATAGATATTtccatgaaattcctgaagaaaaacctggtggaacttctgaaaaaaaaatcttgtatgtAGTC
The Aedes albopictus strain Foshan unplaced genomic scaffold, AalbF5 HiC_scaffold_429, whole genome shotgun sequence DNA segment above includes these coding regions:
- the LOC109409311 gene encoding Krueppel homolog 1 — encoded protein: MVYYTGLPLLMQQAENNTITQLCFNAQNDHSQSQSQQQQQQLPIDQSLLHQQQQQQQQQHRFQQQQVVNLSNVQSNAQLNQQHTSVPYTNFHQQSNGGLVPTTIPQTSPPPASAAKFRCEQCNMNFGSKSAHTSHMKSHAKQQQQQQQMAAESKGGGISAKGLLNGPTTPADPYQCDVCKKTFAVPARLVRHYRTHTGERPFECEFCHKMFSVKENLQVHRRIHTKERPYKCDICERAFEHSGKLHRHMRIHTGERPHKCNVCGKTFIQSGQLVIHMRTHTGEKPYKCPVEGCGKGFTCSKQLKVHSRTHTGEKPYHCDICFRDFGYNHVLKLHRVQHYGSKCYKCTICDETFKSKKEMEAHIKGHANEIPDEEETETKPLVAVPSGSSSSRSSLVEYSSSASSLAAADSLSTMEDAMELEEDLHTPKVEFHDQQSSGSSSSRSQGSSSGSRTNENNIHYYSQFEQSVLRSYGVQSGVNPALLAAASIAAAATASTAEQHENIQSNRTPSPPPLVVFSQQQHPQQQQQQQHHQQQLMSSNVVDRLTPPSSQQLPTSIDLMIQHMPAQQRFKREESPVQADAFLYKPLSIMKHHGYFAPASQVSEFRSSSDLVRQVEAAIAGTENLLTPPRSSPESPERSSSPESDSVLMADRDNNTLPPRKRKLYFKNETPQDLHLNHLAHHHHHQHSADHLAVPSSSTPPSPPAMRMSSVIQYAKAS